The Thermodesulfobacteriota bacterium genome includes a region encoding these proteins:
- the obgE gene encoding GTPase ObgE, whose translation MKFIDEVELVLGSGKGGAGAVSFRREKFVPMGGPDGGDGGDGGSVVLVGDPGLGTLLDFRHHKAMRAPPGQPGGGSRRSGRRGEDLRLHLPVGTVVYDAESGEELADLTAPGQEVVLLAGGMGGQGNARFATSTNRAPRFAQPGLEGEERRVRFELKLMADVGLLGFPNAGKSTLISRISAARPKIADYPFTTLVPNLGVVSWAEGKAYVVADIPGLIEGAHRGVGLGIQFLRHIERTRVLVHLIDPTDGRDPLEKYRALRAELAAFDPVLTQRPERVVLTKADVTGVREGFPALQEAFGAEGVELRLVSAVSGFGLTELVREIGHLVERARQEDSHGE comes from the coding sequence ATGAAGTTCATCGATGAGGTGGAGCTGGTGCTGGGGTCGGGGAAGGGGGGCGCGGGGGCGGTCTCCTTCCGGCGGGAGAAGTTCGTCCCCATGGGGGGGCCCGACGGGGGGGACGGGGGCGACGGGGGGAGCGTCGTCCTGGTGGGGGACCCGGGCCTGGGAACGCTCCTGGACTTCCGGCACCACAAGGCCATGCGGGCCCCGCCGGGGCAGCCGGGCGGGGGGAGCCGGCGCTCCGGGCGGCGGGGGGAGGACCTGCGCCTCCACCTGCCGGTCGGCACCGTGGTGTACGACGCCGAGAGCGGGGAGGAGCTGGCGGACCTCACGGCCCCGGGACAGGAGGTGGTGCTCCTGGCGGGGGGGATGGGGGGCCAGGGAAACGCGCGGTTTGCGACGTCCACCAACCGGGCGCCGCGGTTCGCCCAGCCGGGCCTGGAGGGCGAGGAGCGCAGGGTGCGCTTCGAGCTCAAGCTCATGGCCGACGTGGGCCTTTTGGGCTTTCCCAACGCGGGCAAGTCTACCTTGATTTCCCGCATCTCGGCCGCCCGCCCCAAGATTGCCGACTACCCGTTCACCACCCTGGTACCCAACCTGGGGGTGGTCTCTTGGGCGGAGGGCAAGGCCTACGTGGTGGCCGACATTCCGGGCCTGATCGAGGGAGCCCACCGGGGGGTGGGGCTGGGCATCCAGTTCCTGCGCCACATCGAGCGCACCCGGGTGCTGGTGCACCTGATCGACCCCACCGACGGCCGCGACCCCCTGGAGAAGTACCGGGCGCTTCGGGCGGAGCTCGCCGCCTTCGACCCCGTCCTCACCCAGAGGCCCGAACGGGTTGTCCTGACCAAGGCCGACGTGACGGGGGTGCGGGAGGGCTTTCCCGCGCTGCAAGAGGCCTTCGGGGCCGAGGGGGTGGAGCTTCGCCTCGTCTCGGCGGTGAGCGGGTTCGGCCTGACCGAGTTGGTGCGGGAGATCGGCCACCTGGTGGAGCGCGCAAGGCAGGAGGATTCCCATGGGGAGTGA